From a single Miscanthus floridulus cultivar M001 chromosome 8, ASM1932011v1, whole genome shotgun sequence genomic region:
- the LOC136477687 gene encoding histone-lysine N-methyltransferase ASHR3-like → MQDLSTGYLPPFPGLSLDADAAAAASADAAPAYASSSATVGGGGDDLIIPAECRWRGRVRTFDMAGAGEGAVTACPAARRGGGKNLSLIPSPEPTRTQASASAPTLEERVSEWAAKKAAAGVPAHQCVLPFLTGAPRAVECRLCSKIIYAGEEIKCSVKKCPLMFHLNCVVKDTSNFTAESFRCPQHGCMVCKQKMFFWRCGRCTVAAHTKCAPWPVVHLKDNQGSAICWRHTSDWLLQNENADFTNSIEEVFCRLPLPYVNEDFNIESTIEEYAEAVYKPPPYTSIRRNVYLIKKKHTGVRVDIGCTNCRADSTCKECECRGLSTSCSKNCRCSDLCKNRPFRKDKKIKIVKTKRCGWGAVALEPLERGDFVIEYVGEVIDDATCEQRLWDIRDRGDKNFYMCEISKDFTIDATFKGNLSRFLNHSCEPNCKLEKWQVDGETRVGVFASRSIKVGEPLTYDYRFFHFGDKVKYHCEALNFQGYLGNQIKNPTQNALATAAQGKLRECSPTEQGSSAPRLKPINHLLPWINCIEVSLNLRSKRNINRLCWADKRKRISLMASPASMRTSVSEGHAADI, encoded by the exons ATGCAGGATCTGAGCACCGGctacctccctcccttccctggACTCTCCCTCGACGCggatgctgccgccgccgcctcggccgATGCGGCGCCCGCGTACGCGTCTTCGTCCGCCActgttggcggcggcggcgacgacctcATTATCCCAGCGGAATGCCGGTGGAGGGGCCGTGTCCGCACCTTCGACATGgcgggcgcgggcgagggcgCTGTGACCGCTTGCCCCGCCGCGCGGCGCGGCGGTGGGAAGAACCTGTCCCTGATTCCGTCACCCGAGCCGACTCGGACGCAGGCTTCAGCATCGGCTCCGACGCTCGAGGAACGCGTGAGCGAGTGGGCGGCTAAGAAGGCAGCGGCCGGTGTTCCGGCTCACCAGTGCGTGCTGCCTTTCCTCACCGGGGCGCCAAGGGCG GTCGAATGCCGTTTATGCTCCAAGATTATTTATGCTGGAGAAGAAATAAAATGTTCAGTTAAGAAATGTCCACTGATGTTCCATCTCAACTGTGTTGTGAAAGATACTTCAAACTTCACTGCTGAAAGCTTCAGGTGCCCTCAACAT GGGTGTATGGTTTGTAAGCAAAAGATGTTCTTTTGGCGCTGCGGACGTTGTACAGTTGCAGCACATACGAAATGTGCACCATGGCCAGTGGTTCATCTAAAAGATAATCAAGGAAGTGCAATTTGCTGGAGGCATACTTCTGATTGGCTGCTGCAAAATGAG AATGCTGACTTTACCAACAGTATAGAG GAAGTGTTCTGCCGGCTACCTCTTCCATATGTTAACGAAGACTTCAATATTGAGTCAACCATTGAGGAATATGCTGAGGCTGTTTACAAGCCACCCCCCTATACATCTATCAGGCGGA ATGTATATCTGATAAAAAAGAAGCACACTGGTGTTCGTGTGGATATTGGGTGCACAAACTGCAGGGCTGATTCTACTTGCAAAGAATGTGAATGCAG GGGTCTTTCTACGAGTTGTTCCAAGAATTGTCGCTGCTCAGATCTATGTAAAAACAGGCCATTCCGCAAGGATAAGAAAATTAAAATTGTGAAG ACAAAGCGATGTGGATGGGGTGCTGTTGCGTTGGAGCCATTGGAGAGAGGTGATTTTGTAATCGAGTATGTTGGTGAAG TCATTGATGACGCGACATGTGAACAAAGGCTTTGGGATATAAGAGATCGTGGTGACAAAAACTTCTACATGTGCGAAATCAGCAAAGATTTTACAATAGATGCGACATTTAAAGGAAACCTGTCACGTTTTCTAAATCACAGTTGTGAGCCCAACTGTAAACTCGAAAAATG GCAGGTTGATGGTGAGACAAGAGTTGGTGTCTTTGCCTCACGTTCCATCAAGGTTGGAGAGCCCTTAACTTATGATTACAG GTTTTTTCATTTTGGAGACAAAGTGAAGTACCATTGCGAGGCATTAAACTTCCAGGGATACCTGGGCAACCAAATAAAGAACCCAACTCAGAACGCTCTTGCAACTGCAGCACAAGGGAAGTTGCGTGAATGTTCTCCCACAGAACAAGGCAGCTCTGCTCCAAGATTGAAGCCAATAAATCATTTGTTACCCTGGATCAACTGTATTGAGGTCTCTTTGAACCTGAGAAGCAAAAGAAACATAAACCGGCTATGCTGGGCTGACAAGAGAAAGAGAATATCCCTCATGGCATCTCCAGCAAGCATGCGAACATCGGTGAGTGAAGGTCATGCTGCGGATATCTGA